The segment GAAACGATTCACTCTACAGAGTAATTATTCTACGATGAAACACGGTGCTCGAGGAGGGACGTTAACCTTCGTTAAACAAGTTTCCTCTAAAAATCATCGACCCTCCGCTGCATAAATTCTCAACTCGGACAATTTTCCAAAGCTTGTTTTCATCGATCGTATTATGCAAAAGAGGGTCGAGTACGAAAAGTGTTTCTAAAATTGTTTACCAAACGCTGGAAGCATCTGTAAATTTGCGGAAAAAGCAACTCCTGGTCCACGAAATGGTCAATGAACTTGTGCTGCGATAATTATTTCCAACTACGATTCGATAGGATCGCTATTACGAAAAATCGATACTCCCAACTTTGAGAAAACCTTTCAGAAAGATTCCCTACGCGCACTACTGTATATACGTATAAATACGGTGTAGACTAACATTCGCTAACAAATGCGTTACGTAGTTAATTGAAAACGTCCATGTGGGATTGTCTACGAACGAAACGAAAGTCCGTACGAGTATAAAAAGATTACACGTTTACGCCGCGGATTCTGTCTGGATAAAGTCTCCCGTCGATATACGCAAGCAGAAAAGCATCGTCCCAAACGAGTTCCTCGTCGCGATAAGTTTACTGACTCAAAAATTCTTGCACGCACACGCGCCCACTCACTCACCATTCGCGCTTATTTCGTAATACTGAGGTCTCTGCATTCCAAAACGTCGATTTAAGAGTACTTATCGTACGACCGGTTGCTTCTCACGAATCGTTGTATGTTGTAAATAATGGATCGTTAACTGTATTGCTTTGTGAACATGAGAACTGCGAATAATGGCGACAGCGTCGTACGACGTTCTTTCGCATCTTATTCCCGCGACGGTGCGCCAGGGTTTGCAATTTTCGCTGTCGGCTACTGTGCAGAGCTGGAAAGACAACTAGCAACGACGTTTCGACCAATAATAAACGACGAGGCGTGGCTAACCACCGTCTTTCCAACCGTACACAGTACACCGCGAATTCTAAGCACACTTGCGCGCTATTCGAGTTTATAAAATATCTTCTGTAActctttttctcatttttttttttttctgttttgctcCGCATTCACGCCGTTACTTTCTCTCCGACACGCACACTGTACAACACGCGTAATTCGAACTGTTCTCGAAAATATGAAGTATCTTgttatcaaaataaaatataaattggcaATAACGTTGTGGCTAGACGAATGCTCGCGCTGGCAACACATAGGAAACATCGATCGCTTTTCTCCTACCTCCTCCgccttttttttcttcttttttctttttgttccgTTTCGTGTGCACGAGATAATCAATATTATCGTTTCCCCGTCCCCAAGCCCCCCCAACCCCGCCCCTATCACAACTTTAcaggaaaattttttatttatttttttcgcgCCCGCCGTTCGGAGAAGAAACTTTCGTCGTCGAGGAACCGCGACCCGATCGGATCGATTTAATCGGGTGTGAGCACCCTTTTCAACCCCCGAGAACGACTCTCGAGAGTTTTTTGTCTCGCGATTCGTACGTCGAAAAATTAATTGGGTCGGTTCCCCGTTCGACTCTAATCGTCTCCAAACGCCTCCTCGCGCTACTTATCAATCCTGGAGCCTCTCTTCGACCTCTTGCCAACGTCTTTTCGCGACTTCGGCATACCAGAACCACCCACGAGCTCCAGAATTAATTAATCAAAAAAGATTCCACGTTTCAGAACTACCACGAGGTTGCGAACTGTCCCGTGGGAGCGTGCACGCTCGTTAAAAAATTCTCAGCCGCTCTGTACGCGAGAAATTCATCTCTGGGAAGGCTCGCATTGCGCGTCCGGCGATTGCATCGTCAGGTAATAGGGCTGAGTGTCCCTGAAGTGTGATCGAACGAgcaaacccagacccaacaggaCCACGGGCAGTCCGAGAAGGGCGCAGATCAGTTCCCCGGTGACCGCGGGCGACCATGAGATGAAACCTGTTCGCATTTCTCACTTATTATCACCCTTGACGGTAGCCCTTAACGCTAAGCTTCTTACGATGTTTTTTATCTATGGTGTATTATAAAGCTAGCTTCCCAATTAAATAAGTTTtttaaaatacacattttatagAGGTGCAGCTCTTTCgatacgaaaaatattttttgatattttaatataattgtgatatacagggtgttcgaccactattgggaaaaattttaatgagagattctagacgccaaaataagacgaaaatcaagaatatcaattccttgattcaggcttcgtcaaaaagttattacatttaaattacaaaatttcaaaccattctggaaaaattattttcggttgtgagggtcaattacaatcatttttggtgaatggatatacccccgaaatcctacgcattttcgagaaaaaaattcgagtaggtggacaaatttgtcgacaaaattaaaaaatttcaaatccttcgtactttcgagaaaaaaattctttatcgaaaatgtttccccgaaatttcatgcgtatgtttaaaagttCATATCTTCTGGACGgatcgaaggattttaatgactcaaaattcaaacaatgcgtattaatggagcCCTAGAAAAATGGactaaaaatacattggatataaggtagtattcttaattttagtcttattttggtctctaaaatctcccattaaaattgttccaagggatggccgaacaccctgtatattgctggattgggattaaagtgtgataaacttcggaggaaaattatatttttaaaattgttggAAAGTGTTGACTCACCGCCGTGTGCACCGACGTCCATTTTGTAGATGCTCCACCAGATTCCGGATAGGGGAAGAGAGACGGTGGTGGTGGCGATAGTGAAGACAGCACTCTCGCACATGGATAGGAAATTAAGTACGGAAATGGAGAAGACTAAGTACGCGATCAGGAAGGTCCATCCGTGGGTGGCGATGTTCGAGCAGGATTCGCTGTTTTTGAAGTGACACGTCAGTCCGTGTTCCACCGTGCGGTACAGTTCTACCGGCGACAGGCCCTGGGTACGAAGAAACAGTAAATCCATTTGAATCTGACGTTCAAAAGTACCTGCCAAGTTATCCAGAGGCTGAACAAATTTTGATTTCCCTACCCTGCCAATTCCTGGTAGCGTGTCTACCCAGCACATCGTCAGAATAGCGAAGAACGCGATCATGTGTATGTAGAAGAGGGTTTCCAGTATGGGGGGTTTCGGAATGTGTTTGGGCCTGATGGTGGGGTCGGGGTCCGTCACGTGCAGCAGTCTGCCCCCCTCCTCGTCGGAACCCCGTCGTCTGATGTCTCTGGACGACACCAATCGCGACACCGTGTATAAAAACGAGTTCTGCTGACTTGCCATCAGCTGACACATATTCTGCTGCTGAGAGAGGAGAAGAGATTTCGTCAACAGATAATAAgataactttatttttaatatcgagGAATTGAAAATTTCCATTTAAATAGCGTTAATGGCTAGGGGGGAAGGATATCGTTAGAAGGGGCACAATTATCGTTAATCCGGATGATAGCTGGGGGTACGTGTTTGAATTATGAAAGCGGGGCAACGACTAAAGGGTTAAACTTTTAATCGAAGTTGGTGGTGCCACGGCGTCTTTACGAACTAATAACCGAACTCTCACCTCGGTGGTGTAATGATCTTCGAGTAGCGTGAAGAACATAGCAAACGCGGCGAGGGAACCGACATAGACGAACGTCCAAACAGCCCTCGCGCCCCAGGAACCTTTCATCGTGGCGGCGTGGGCCGAAACTTCTCTTCCTCTGCATCGAAACTCATCGCAGAGACCATAATCGACGCTTATGAACAGACCCACTATTATCGTGGTGCTCGAGAAAATCCGCTGCAGGCTCATCACTGAAACAAGACACTCCTCATTCGCGAGAGCTCTATAAAGTAATCattagactgcggatatttatgcatttatgaaaaattttaattctcaaaaaactcccatttcgttaattctattaaataaaatatgaatttcCATGAAGATCCGCAGTTTATTAATCGTAGCTGTTAAAATATAGAAACTCGAGCGAACTGCAAAATTGAAATTACTTTAATTCGAGTGTACCTGATTTCATTTCTCCGATCGTTCGAACAcgtttatttttgtaaattttattttttaatttttttttaattgtctcTCTGCGTTGGATATCAGAATTGTTTTTAGAAATCGTTCAAACGAATATTGAAAACTGCTATTGAAAaaggtttcatcgacggttcgaTCGACAAATTGCTGCTGGAATTTTTCGGTTGAATCAATTTACGAGAATTTACCGACGTTCCCAAAATAACAATTTCCGTAACCCAATTGTTTAGCGTTTCGCGTGCACGAAAATACAGTTATTTCTTCTCGTGCGAATAATTTTGAAACGGAACATTACTTTAATTAAGTGTCGCGATTCTGTAGGCGACATCTTACGCGTACAACGAGCGTGGACTATGAGATGATAGTTACTTTTTCGGCAGAAGAAGAAATAGTAGACCAGAGAGAAGACCAGAGTGATTCCTTTAATCGGATCCTGCAGGTGACATAGCACTCGGTTCTGGTCTAAGGCGAGGGTGATTAGGATGCCGGAGAGGGCATAAACGGAGCTTATTTTGAGCAGAGAACAGCGGGGTATCTTGATTCGCATACTATTAGGAATCATCGCCGGCGGCGGTGACACTCTTCCCACGACGAAGCACATGATCCCCAGATATGAAGCGGAGCTCATGGCAGTGAAGAGGAGTCCTAAAAACATGAGAAATGTATGATTAAAGAAACTTCACGATGCTTCCCTCGACATATATTTCAAGTAACTCTGAAATTAACCCTAGAATAGCGCCAAGATTTCTCGCTGAGGTACGTCTTTCCATACCAAAACAGTCCAGCACGAACTTTTTGGGTTAAGGTCAATTTTATGGCAACTATTTTTAACGGAATCTCGCTGTAGTATGCTGGCAACATTATCATTTGGCAGTGCCCGAAAGAGGAAACTTTGTTCGAACCTGGAGTTATAAGTATCGTCCTCCGTGAATCATTAGCTTGTTTTTGACTATGTACGCCAATACTCGCGATATTTCCCTCGGCGCCAAAATTTTGTTCTCAGGCAATCGGAAACTACGTTATCCGACTGTCGTCGTGTCGCTTGTAAGATCGAAATTTATGAATCCTATCCAGATTCATTTTCTTCGGTATCTAGCtcgtgaaagtaatttttttttcattcgttcgtggAGAGCCCGGTTGCTGttccagcaagctagtaacgaTTCGATGGAAATATCATGtataaagaaataataaatgaaGTGTCAGTCTCGTGCACTGTGTTATTTTAGGAATTCAGGTTCGTTAAATTGATGTCACGATTACTTTTTGTTCCCTTCCATTGGGAACTTaaactataaatataataacaaGAGAGGAAATATTATTAGGCTTGTAATTTTGTGAAACTTAAATCCTTTGTGAGTTATTCTCGTTATTCTAATTATTCCTGTCCCCGATAATAAGGAGAATAAAAGCAACGTCGAGGCGATATTCCACCGAATTGGTACGATTAACGTTATCTGGTATTTCCTGAACTCGTTACCTGTGTAAGCGTTGGAAACGGTGCTGACACTCTCCAGATAAAGGGGATAGGTGATAATCAAAAAGGTAATGGACACTACGACGGTGAGGAGGGTGGCGACGAAGCTAAATTTTTGCCATGCCACCCTGTCCGTATCGAACAGCTTATCGGCGCCCTGATAACCGACATATGGCGATTCCTCGGTGTCCGTGTACTCTTCGATCTCGACATCGCTACCCGTGCATCGAAGCTCTTCCTGTTCCTCGTCGTCCACCATCGCGGAGACGCAACCCGCCAGGCCCGCCATTTTTACGATTTACCGCTGCTGGAACACGCGAGGAAAATTTTTAGCCCTAATAAATTAATAGacagcggatctttatgcaaattcatatcttTATTTATAGATTTAACGACAtggaagctttgtagagggttgtctcaacccccaaatacaataattcatatcttactttaagtatatCATATTTTTGCATAGTACATGCATAAATATTCGCGGTCTATAAATTATCACTAGAACTACCAATCCAATCAAAATGATCTATTAACTTAccataattttctataagaaacacttatttccattgtATTATACATTTCTGCGCgtgtctatcgttttaatttctttggtacaaattaaTGCACTATAATTGTCGCTAGTTTTAGTGTTAATTacgataaaatttcaaatcaatgcAAAGGAAGACCCAAAATTACGCTTTTAGATATTTCGGCTCCAAGCGAGTTTTATGGATTTTCGAAGCTCCCAAACACACGTCGGAACCTTTAATTACGATCGAAAAAGGTTCCGTGAAAGAACGATATTCTATTGAATCTAAGTACAATGACAACAGAGCGTCATATTGTCAACGAGGCGAAGCCATGCATCAGAAATTGATCCAAAAACCCACCAGTATTGATCAACGGACACGAACTCATTCTTCTGCACGACAATGCTAGGCCGCATTACACGTCAGAATGGCAAAGTCGCATTCCTGTCCAATTACATTTCGACTATAAAATTCCGCCGCGTTTTGCTCGCTGAACGAAATCTTTCTCCATCTCGTTTGAAACATTTCGcgagaaataaaattataagttATAATTTCGCACAGAGACGCACGAAGATTACTGCAGGATTCATTCTGCGAAAGATAACAGACGCAGCACCGCCATTATAATTAGCGGAATCATTTTTCGTTAACGTCTCTATAAATTTCATCCGAACCGGGACAGAGACAGACGGTACTAAAACTTCAGAAATTACTTTACACCGAATTAATGTTTAATTTCTCTTGGCTCTTAACATAAATCTCCTTCCACTATATTTCTTCCTCGCTTTTCGTCCGCTCCACTCGCGATTCAATCTTGCTTAAAGCACAGAAAAAGCAAGACCGGAGAATTTTTCATCGGTTAATATACTTGTTCGTAAATTGGACTCGTTAACCAGTGATTTCGTCATCGTTGCACCGCAGCCAGTCAGCGTAATTAAACAATAACGTTCCCGGGGAATGGAATAACATACATTTTCGTTGCGAACATTTCCTTTCGTAAAAACAAGAGAATTCCATTTCTTAGTTATAGAAGCTTTCCTCGAGATAGCAATCTTCCATTTTTATCAACGCGAgagataaaatatttaaaaaaattctgcaATTGTCGCGATATCGGAATTAAAACGTTACGTTATTTAATTCGCTAATGGCATTTTAACGATAGAATAATTTACCGTCTTTCCTACACAATAATGCATGATTCGATCACCTTGACTTAAAATGAAAATGTTAAACCGGACAGCATGTTATCGAAGAGTACCCATTGGTTTCGATGTTAGGTACTATCAAAGAACATAGTGAACTTGTTTACAGTCCACGAACCACGCGAAATGATTGCCATCGATTTGTTTTTACCCCTGTTTTTCCGACCCCGTCCTTGGGAATGGGCGATTAACGAGCACGTCGCATGCACGAGCTCGCCTATGCACACTTTTTTGTTCCCGACAGATTAGATAACGCCCTTATCGGTGCACAGGAATCGGGAAATTTCGTGCACGTTCGTACAGAAATTTCCCCAGGAATAAAAACAACATTACTTGGACATTTTTGCGAAAGAAAATTCATTGAACTACTTATTCGCTAAAGTCTGAGAGACGCGAAAGAGTTTGATTAAAAAAAAGATCTCGTAGAAAGCTCCTATTCATTACTATTTATAATAGCGTAATTGAATATCAATTCACTCGAGCGTGGAAGAGCAGTCTCAAATCTAATCTTCTTATTTAAAATCTTAAATGGTGTGACCATTTGTCTTGAGCTGCTCTGGAGGATTAATATAAATGTACCACCGAGATTGATCAGATCTGCTTTTCTAATCCGACCTATAAGGTAGAGAACCAAGCTAGCTCATAGTGACCCCATTCACAGAATCAGCAATCTAGCAAATAGCCTTGGTCGACGCGTGCACTCTATTAATATATTACGAGTTCGTTTAAAAATCACGTTAAAAAATTTACTGATTTATTTACAGATGCttacattaattttaataagcGCTTTCTATACGTTAAAATCTTTATAACACGACCCGTTTATAAgcgaaatatataaaatagttTTATACCATGTTACCAGAAATGTTTCAACGCGAtgaaataatagaataaaaattagtATACGTTGGATAATACTCgaattcccagaacgattttcaGATGGAATTTCTTTTATATGTCATCGGGTATACTGAATCCTCGTTTAATATTTAACGCGATTCTGCGACAGCCTTTTCACGTTTAAACAAGTGACAGCATACACGAAGTGTTCCAATATTTATTGCAAACGTATCCTACTTATGCAGGGCGgttctagaaactgggacaaGATGTCGCCCTTTCCTCAGAGGAAGTACAAAAAATTGAGGACGATCTTTTCACGATAGAATTTCTTTTTATGCAATATGCATCTGTACTTGTTTTTTTTAATTAGAACGACGCACTTTTCATACAAAGATATGAAAATACGAGCATTGAAAATTTAAtatcatatttaaaaaataaagagtATGTTATAAAGATTTATACAAAAAGATACAGTTTAAATGCGAGGCAATGTACAAACCGGAAACAGGAATTAATATCAACTAAAATCGCGTTAAATTACGGAACGATAGACGTATACTGTTTCAAAACAGAGGTAGTCGAATGAATGAAAACAGGAAATGAATATTAAATTGTAAAGCTTCCGGTTGAGTCCGGGATTGAACGGGATTAAGGAAGTAAGTCCAGCTAGAATCGAGAAGTTTCTTTCATTAAAGTAGAAAATTAATACAAGCTTCTTCTATTAATTGCAACGAATCGCATTCACGGAGCTTTTAATGAAACGCTAATATAAATAAGATACAACAAATTTACTTTGGAAATGAACAGTAATGCTGAGATCATGTTCAGGACGTTCAATATAATTTAGAGCATATTAAACTCCCCGGCAGGCAAGAGACTGGAAGTAATTAACACAGAGAACCGAgatttatttaaagaaaataaacttcTCTTCGCTCGAACAAATAcagtatatatttttaaattttaattaaccgTCTCGCGAACCCGTGTTTCTTCCAACGTGGAGTTTTTTCGTAAAACGCTCGACGATTAACTAACTATATAATTAAATCTTTTGTTCGTAATTTGTATGCCTCGAGTTTAAATCGGTAACAGAGGCAAAACATTCgctatgattttaatttccatTCGTTCTATTTTCACTGTAAATATTACATTCGAACGGAATTGTATCCGAAACGGGGtctgtaataattattatttttataacactGCCCGAATAATTGGTACAATCAAATGAAAGAGGTTCGTACTATTCGACTCTGTCTATGACAAAAGCGGAAAGATAATGGTCTTTTGTTCAGACTAACGACGACCTCCTAAAGTAAACTCCTTTTATTTGTTAATACGGAAAATATTGCTCGGGGTCGTGAAAGACCCCTGTCGAGCCATTTCGTGATTAACAGCGTATCGTGAAAAAGTAAATCCCGTAACGATACGACCGTTATCTGTCTGAGCAACGATATCGATAACGGCGATAAGAGACCCGATCCATACACGGTACTTTACACTATGCAATAGATAAAAGATGTACGAGAACGTTCGTTGAATTTTCGTGGAATTCCGATGGAAACTCTGCTCGTCCAAGACGTGGCGCTTCCCCACGAAAATTCCGTCTAGGAATAATTGTTATTCGCCGGATTCGATGCCCCGCGAATCGATAAAATCGCGACGACCTGGCTTTTGCTCTCTTTCTGTTCCCAATTTTCCAACGTGTATTGGTCGGCGAGCTTTTTAACTGCGATAGCTTTTCCGGCTGATCGATTAACTTTCAGCTTTTATACCGTTCGTGCATAACGGGTACATGTGCACATTATATCCGTTACATTATATGCCGGTCTCGGCGTTACACGACGCTGGAAAAACGTGACAAAATTGAACGAGCTCTCCAACGCTGACATTTAAATGACCCGCTGCTTTACACGGTCTGACTACTAAGTGGATTTCTACTCAACCCTTATACGAACAAGGAGCAATTTGAATTCCACCGTTTACGAAATCGTTGATGTTAAATGAACCCTTCGATCGAAAGGCTATTATCGTCGCCTTCGGTccctttgttctatttttaggaAGTTACACGCCATCGTCGTTCCGACTCCAAGTTCCGTactttttttttagaacgataattATACCGCCGAAGCAACGCAACGACTCCGCCGTGCGAACGGTTCTGTATTCAGAAAATGTGAAAAGTGTTAACGATACCATCgcgtttcgataaaaataatcCTCGAAACAATTTTTGCGCTACTCGAACACGAGTCCCGGGGAAGTATTCCCAAGCGATATTACCTTGGATATAA is part of the Colletes latitarsis isolate SP2378_abdomen chromosome 10, iyColLati1, whole genome shotgun sequence genome and harbors:
- the LOC143346945 gene encoding uncharacterized protein LOC143346945 isoform X1 — its product is MAGLAGCVSAMVDDEEQEELRCTGSDVEIEEYTDTEESPYVGYQGADKLFDTDRVAWQKFSFVATLLTVVVSITFLIITYPLYLESVSTVSNAYTGLLFTAMSSASYLGIMCFVVGRVSPPPAMIPNSMRIKIPRCSLLKISSVYALSGILITLALDQNRVLCHLQDPIKGITLVFSLVYYFFFCRKMMSLQRIFSSTTIIVGLFISVDYGLCDEFRCRGREVSAHAATMKGSWGARAVWTFVYVGSLAAFAMFFTLLEDHYTTEQQNMCQLMASQQNSFLYTVSRLVSSRDIRRRGSDEEGGRLLHVTDPDPTIRPKHIPKPPILETLFYIHMIAFFAILTMCWVDTLPGIGRGLSPVELYRTVEHGLTCHFKNSESCSNIATHGWTFLIAYLVFSISVLNFLSMCESAVFTIATTTVSLPLSGIWWSIYKMDVGAHGGFISWSPAVTGELICALLGLPVVLLGLGLLVRSHFRDTQPYYLTMQSPDAQCEPSQR
- the LOC143346945 gene encoding uncharacterized protein LOC143346945 isoform X2, producing the protein MAGLAGCVSAMVDDEEQEELRCTGSDVEIEEYTDTEESPYVGYQGADKLFDTDRVAWQKFSFVATLLTVVVSITFLIITYPLYLESVSTVSNAYTGLLFTAMSSASYLGIMCFVVGRVSPPPAMIPNSMRIKIPRCSLLKISSVYALSGILITLALDQNRVLCHLQDPIKGITLVFSLVYYFFFCRKMMSLQRIFSSTTIIVGLFISVDYGLCDEFRCRGREVSAHAATMKGSWGARAVWTFVYVGSLAAFAMFFTLLEDHYTTEQNMCQLMASQQNSFLYTVSRLVSSRDIRRRGSDEEGGRLLHVTDPDPTIRPKHIPKPPILETLFYIHMIAFFAILTMCWVDTLPGIGRGLSPVELYRTVEHGLTCHFKNSESCSNIATHGWTFLIAYLVFSISVLNFLSMCESAVFTIATTTVSLPLSGIWWSIYKMDVGAHGGFISWSPAVTGELICALLGLPVVLLGLGLLVRSHFRDTQPYYLTMQSPDAQCEPSQR